caagtaCACCGATATtgaacacatccccccgaacccaaacggcacgaatccccacccccacaggggcacacccccacaggtgaacccCGTGGCCAAGAAgccaatgaagccacacccacacagcgcaagctccacacacagccccgctctaagaacccccgccgcaccccACTCCctcaccacacagcgcgccacaacggcaaggcaagggccctgcgcaGCGCCACCCCCGTCCaccggcgcaacagggcagaccccacccagcaccgcacccacaaccggacccccgaccccacaccatgatgggacaaactcatccacccagaggtccccggccagcggcaggcacccggGGCCAGTGACACCACCACGTccccctcagcaacaaaaaacactacatggTGGTAAGCATTTCTGAGATCCAACTTTGTGAAAACTGTTGATCCATGAACTGGTTCGAAGGCTGAGGTGATAAGATGGAGAGGATACTTATTTTTAACGGTGATCTGGTGTAAGCCCCAATAATCAATGCAAGAACAGAGAGACCCATCCTTCTttcctacaaagaaaaaacctacTCCCAGAGCAGAAGAGGAGTGGCGAATTATACCTGCCGCTAGAGACTCATTAATCCGGAGACAATCAGCAGACGTGAAACACCTGCAACCTCTTCACCCATGAGCTGCATCGCCACCTATGGACTAAGCAAAGTAaacaacaggtaaaaaaaaaaaaaagacagaaaaccaacagaaaCTCCCAGACCCAGACAGAATGAAGGAATTTTTATTTAAGGATGTCAGAGTATTAAGAATGAGCCATTACAACAGAgtattttttaaacacattataaaacaatgaaaaaaaaaaaaacatccaaaatacaatattttacaCAAATCTTACCAGTAAAATGGCAAATTTTTAAGTGCatatattttgtgaagaataaaaaaataaacaatacagtCCGAGACTGGATGCCTCCACCACACAACGTAGGGTCACTGACGCCatagaaataaaacatcctGGATCAATAtccgaaaaaaaaaatcataagaaTGTGTAACTTTTTCTGTAAACCTGctaacacacatacacacagccCGACAGACAGACTCGACTGAAAACATAAACTTGACGGAGGCAAATATTAATTTTAGTCTTTGTCCTGCAGACCGTAACAAAAGAATGCTTGCAGAggcacataaaaacaaactcTTTGACTTCAGAGCAGTGACTGTAAATTGCTAATAAAACTGACTACAAGTTAAACTGCGTGCACAGTCTGGGCACATTTATAGTAGCTCATCATCCTCTCCTCCTCCGTACATGTCGGCCAGTTTCTTAAAGCGGGGGCCCCATTCTATGAGACAGTCATAGTCCTGGTCTCCATCTTTCGATGAGTACAGAGACGAGAGGCTCTCTGCCTTGGAACCACTTCCTTCTAAATCAAACACCAGCAGGGAGTCAAAGGGGGGAGCAGTTGGGTCAGTATCTGCCACCTTCAGGTTCTAAAGTATGAAAGACAAAAATTTGGAATTTTCTATTATGTAGATCAGTTcaatcagaaaaagaacatgaacCAAACACAGGTGTTTCAAAATGAGATATCACAATGACAAACTTTTCCTCCgatttttcaaatgtttcactTACATCATCAATAAAGTTGCCAATCTCTTCTGGGTTGGTAGGGTGAGGTCTGTACTGGGGCCTGTTGTATGTAGTCAGATCAGTTGGAGCCATGTCACACCTGAGTTTATTTGAAGTGGTCATACCATAGTGGATAATGCTCTGATCATATTCCTGCTATAGTAATAGAGTTATGGTTGGGTTACCCTTTAATCCACAATCATCCTCTGGTCCATTTTAATTAATCAGAAGAAATACACTTGTTCACTGTTTTTCAATTATTACTGGTTTAGAACCACAATTTTGTCATGAATTTGAAAGAATTTTAACAACATATAAAGTGATATTTCAGCAGTATAAACATGTTCTTACCCTAACCAACAAACCATTTACCTGATCATCCTCTCCTCCTCCCTGTTCATCATAGTAAACAAGCTTATCTCTGGATCCATACTCTGTATCTGAAGgctgggttgtttttgtttttttccattttgaaacCAGCACCACGGTCACCACTAGAAAAGAAGATTTCTTTTTGATATGTGGATTACTTGGGTTGCTGCTGACATTTGTTCattatcttctgtttttttctatgttttctctTTAAGTACCAACTGTTCTGTGATAAACCTTTGAATGGTCACAAGCTGAAAGGCTTTGGTTTGGTTACAAAGTTGGTTTCTCTGTACCAGCAGTGTTGCTCAAGTTCCCACATTACCAGATGTTCTCTCCTCTTCAAGCACCTTGGAAGTTGGTGAAGCTGTGCCAGAAAAATGTGTATCCCTTTTGTAACCATTTCCAAACTCATAGAGTCAAGTCAATGACTTTTCTTCATAATCTGATCTTCAATTTGTTTTGATTGAAACTGgtattttttatgtacagcCAGGTTGTTTTAGAAAGCTTATTACTTTAGAAATTATCCTTCAAATATCATGATTTTAGATTTAATCTGGGTGTCATTGTTTGATTTTCAAGCCACCGTTGGTAAGCTCCAGTGCATGGCTGGTGTAATGTAGAACTGAAGCATATTTTGCTGTAGTTCTGCCATGTTATTTAGTATAACcaaatgttgttgtttatgttctggTCCAAATGTAGCTTGTGATTTCTTGTTTCGTGATTAAAGAGACACTTCTCTATTTATCTGGAAATGAAATAATATCTCAAACTCACCGATGAGCAGTAGCAGCACAACTCCAAGTATTACCAGGACGACCGGAAAACTGGAACCACCAATTCGCCAACTGGGGCAGCTCAGTTCTTCCCCAGTGCAATCACACACTGTAGCTGTGACTGTGCTGACCTGTGACAGACCCTGATTGTCAGAAACACTCAAAGCCACCCTGTATTCTCCACGAAGCTTAGAGTTTAATGTCAAGATGATGCCTGTCCCTGCAAGCAAAaggcaaacaaaaacagaattcaTTTAAAATGCCCCACTATAAGCAAACCCCCAATTCGTTGTAACAGATAGCCAGTCACAATGAAcctgtttctgctggaggttaaaagggagtttttcctctccactgtcgctacatgcatgctcagtatgagggattgctgcaaagtcaacaccagtgactgtccactgtctctacatgctcatccaggaggagggaatgctacaagtcactgactggatgcaatctgctgggtttccttagatagaaaaacatttgaaccaatttgaataataagctgaatctgactgcactgtttgatagttaggattaattggaatgtatgaacctgacttgaaatctgtaggATATGATTggattgactttgtaaagtgccttgagatgacatgtgttgccagttggcgctaaataaataaaactgaagtgaattgaattgaatttggaacctcattattttgatttttccaGGTTATCATCCTCACTTTAGCAACTTCAGTGGGTCTTAACCTTCTCAAAAAGactccagcaacagactgtagGAGGTTTTAGTGTGAACGCTTCACAAGGAACTAATATTAATGTTGATATTGTATTTGAACTTATATTACATTGTACATCAGCTCCTTGACCAGTAGGACACACATGTCATACCGTTGTGGGTTTGTAGAAAACTAAAGAGCAGTGGAAAGCTAACAGTGAGTCAGAAAGGCCCCATCTGTTTTAGCTGAGagaaaaagacaacagaaaaTCTTATTGATGACGTATTAGCAGATGTAACACATCTGAAGCTATGTTGATTGGTTCTGACCCTTCAGATCAGTTGTGACTTATCAGTCTGCTCTAAGATGACCACGAATGGATTAAACTGCCAGGATATCAGGCTTTCATTTTGGTAACGGCATTAGAGGTGTATTACTTTCCCTTGCATTTCAAGATCTAATAGTTATATGAAAATGTTCCCAGTGGGTCAGATGATTAGATGGAAAGATACAACAAGAAGCCTCAGCCAAGATAAAATTGTATAGTAACAGCATTACCACAGAACACTGTAGATGATTACTGTCTTTATTGCCTGAGGATGTGATGTAGTGATGAAAGAGCTGTAGAATTTGAGGTGTAAACACACCAAAACCAGGGCATCACCTAACACACCTTGAATGGCTCACACAAAAGTTCACAGAGCAGATTATCTGGTCTTTACGAGCTTTTTTAGTAGGGATGTCTTTGTATGACGGAAACGCTTTCTAAAAGAGTTACTGTATTCCATTTGTTGGGATCATTTCATGTTCTTAGaaacatgtttatatttattttagaataaaatgtacTCATACTGGTGCCATTCATCCTAGCAGTCCAGTTAGCCTTTGCAGAATTATGTAGGTGGACGCTGAATGGAGAAGTAAAGCCCGGTCCATCTTTATCTGTTACAGTCAGAAGCTGAGGAGCTGGTCTCTTGTTACACACCTGtggaaacaaaatgaatttaaaacatTGATACTGATAATCATGTCACCGCACACCTGTAAATATATGTAAATGTATTCAGGATAGATATGAAAAGAATTCGAATTAAACTTAAATCCTCCttatgtcatacctgcttgtgtttttgtaatattacctggtctagtccattgttctctgtctccctgcaccccaagcctacacctgttctgtgttttcccctgattgtcttgtcacgtttgtcattggttcccctgccgtttagtttttgtatttaagcccatttgtttcctttgttccccgctggtttcttatgttatgtgtatgtgcAATCTCGTGCGCTGggtaccctgtctgtgtcctgccatggataataaagactcatcttcaacttcaggagttcttccctgcattttggtccatcaaaaacccaCTTTATGACACCTTAAGTAATTTAAGTGTAAACAAAGATTCCTATTAGATGTCATCTGCCTGAGAACTcaggaaaaaactttctgcTCTTGGGAAGAAACGCATACCTTAAATTCACGTTCGTCAATGGCGGGGGGGTTATCATTGACATCTTCAAGCTTGATGACCAAAGTACCAGTTCCTGTAGCTGAGATTTGATCTGCCGACAGACATAAATAAGGAAATTGTGAGTAATTCTTCAACAATCTACCGAGAAAGAAAGATTCTGAACTTCTTTTGAAGGTGCAAGGAAATACTTTAGACTCTTTTACAGAGAACGAGCTAAAGGAGAAGCTTTGACCACATGAGataaaaatactaaatactTCACTTTTGAAAATCTCCCATTTGGGTTCAAACTCACAACTGACCATATACATGAATCATTTTTAGTGTATAatgtttaatttcatatttgtttcTGAAATGTCCTCCTATACACCTGCAGCACAAATCACTTAACCTTCACACCTACCATCATCATATGCACCAATAATTGCTGTGTATTTCTCCTCCTTGACAAACAGAGATTCTCTGTCCATTTGGTCTCTCACTGTGATTTTTCCAGTGTTTGTGTCAATGTTAAGCCAGCCAGCTGGGTCACTGATCATCTTATACCTGCATATTTAGGacataaaaaatacatgatACCACCTTTATAATGTGAGCAATGTGACAGGTTAGATAAAATCTgctggtttccttagatagatgTGATTACTTGCTAATATGTAATTCAGTATCAACTGAATCTGAGAATCCTGCATCATGATTTCTGTCACATTGAATTGGATTGGCAATTGAATTAGTTAATTTGAAGTCATTATAATTTTGAGCATTTGTTCAAAATTAAGAAATGATGAGTGCTATAAGGCATTCAAAATAATGCTGGAAAAAAGAGATTTGATgaattctgaaataaaaataacaaatttcaCTTCAAACAGATGTGATGTAAAGTTGGAGGTTTTCTTACATGACTTTCTGTTTGCGTGCAGTGTCTGGATCAGAAGCTGTGTACTGTACCACAGTATTGTCTAAAGAAAGGTCCTCTCTTTTGGACACTTGGTTCTCTTGTGGATCAAATATTGGAGGTTCATTGACGTCCTTCACAGTCACCACCACTGTAGCAGTAGAAGTGGGTAGAGGACTGACAAAAGGAATCTCATTCTCCACTGTAACCACCAGAGTGTGCTTACTGGTTTTCTCAAAATCCAGAGCCTAGTTTAATGGAAGAAAGATCATCATAGAACAACTGATCAGACATTAACAGCTCGCAGGATgcaaaatgtaataatgtatGTCAACAtaattctatatatatatatatatatattaaaaaaacaactaaaaaataaggaaatatTTGAGAGATTTAAACCAGGTTCCAACCGTAAGAACCTGCTGTTCCTCGTACCTTAGCAGTAGAAATGATTCCTTCTTGCTTGTTAGTTCCTGTTTTCACAGTGAAAAGATTTCCTGGATCTCCATCAATAATTCTGAACTTTGCATCCCAGGCTGGAGAATGTGGCTCATCTTCGTCTGTCACCAGCATTCGAACAACTACAGCATCTACTTTATTCTCTTCAACTGCTGCTGTATACTGAGACAATACAGAGGATGTGTTAGGAGTCATCGTTTGATTGCTGAAATGCAGAAATCAAACTAACCTTTTGCTATTTATTCTACAACTAAGCttttattacattattattacTGATGAAGCAAAATAAGACAACTCGGCAGTAACTACAACGATCATCTTTTTCATTTAAGCAGCTGTTTAACAGTGTGTTGTACTTACAGAGGGACCTGTAAAGACCGGGGCGTGATCGTTGCTGTCCGTCACCTTGATGATCACTCTGGTAAATCCAGTCAAACCTTCACCTTGGCTGTCAGCTGCCTGTACTCTCAGTGTGTACTGAGGGATTTTCTATGGGAAGAAGCCAAGATGTAATGAAAAGAAAGCAAACATGTAACATTTGTGCAGATGGTCCTTTAGACCTGGTTACATTTAACTAATTCCCTGAATGAGAGTCTTTGTGAGACCATCATCAACTGCAGCTTTGATACAGCTGGCTGGTTATCAACTCACTAAAGTTTTTATGAAACAGTACCTGAAAACCAAAGCTTTCAGTGGACAGTatgtgtattattatttttttttttcaatacagAGATGATTTTTCAGTTAGTAAGTGATGATTAtagtgattattttatttttcacatataATCCAAAAgtccacctttttttttattcaggaaTTAATGCAGGTTATGTTTTACCAAATCAGAAATGTTCAAAAATCCTTTACATGAAGTTTAAGTCAACtctatatattgtttttttaagattttgtggAACTGGGGGCTTAGCAGGAAGAAGGGCAGAGAGAAACGAGGAAGACGTGCAGTAAATAGACCTGGGTCAGAATTAGAACCTGAGAAAGCAGCTTTAAGGACCATAGCCTCTACATCTGCTCTGCCACTGCTCATGCAGCACCCACCTTTAAATCCATTGACGTTTAATTTGCCATGCAAAAAGTGTTGAGCTACTTTGGATTATTTTGAAAACTGATAAAGTCTTATATATTATGgggtaaatattaaaatataaatatctatttttgctgaaacaaaaaaaaagctgaaataaatacTTTCATTTGGCCTTTGTCTTTGTAAAGATGTAGTGAATATCTGATAATCCCTGCATTTAAATTGTCCACTCCTTCTATTTTGGGTTTGGAGGGTTTTCTGCTCCTCACTTTGAGGAGGACTAGTATTACTAAGACATCATGTTCTCAATCTACATTTAGGAGGTCGATTCTAAAGAAAAGACACGTTCTAAGGTATGCAATTAATTCTAGCATAATGAGCAAAGCACACTTTGGTTGGTAAATTGAGACTGTTATAACTGGTGCAAAACCAACAGTTTTTACTAAAAAGAACATAATActgacagtaaaacatggtggtggatgtgtgatggtctgggtctgctttgtttcttcataactgatggaaccatgaattttgCTGTTgagcagaaaatcctaaaggtGAATGCGCAGCCGTTAGTTTGGGACTCTAAGCTCAAGGGCACTTGGGTTATACATGAAAAAGCTGACCCTCCTCTGTGATCCTGATCAGAACCGGTTTGTAAAGGGAAAGCAAGCATATCATGGTGTCTGCTAGGTTCTAGATTTAATCCATGCAACATACAACTAGATCAAACACAGCAAAATATACTTTGCGTTTTCTAAGTTCGACTTGTGCCGTTGAATTAAAATACCGTATAACAGACCATTCTTTCTTaactaataatattttattcagaccTTTCTAACCATGTTAGCATACCTGCTAAGGCTGTCCCCTCTTAACCCCAGTTTCTCTGCTTGCAAACTGAACTGCTGGCTGTTACCATAAGGATCAACCACATCTGTCATTAGAATAAGTAATATTCAGTCTAAAATACCATT
This genomic stretch from Girardinichthys multiradiatus isolate DD_20200921_A chromosome 22, DD_fGirMul_XY1, whole genome shotgun sequence harbors:
- the LOC124859614 gene encoding B-cadherin-like, coding for MVPVEEKNEAETEKNTHKDRTDLQLKDLPAVVAAEESSCVPGFESNLLVFKVAKKHLRHGTRLGKVGFTDCTGRTRFLFSSDDIRFLVQTDGMLTVKRQVVFHDQPQHFVIHSLNTQGQKTSVPVMVFYQQLNHKNNNQPCNHTELGSANNTQDTADEEVPMLHFPKSFKGMKRIKRDWILPPLSVPENSRGPYPLFLAQIRSDRHVTKRIEYKITGPGANQHPIGLFTMNKNSGDLYVTEELDREKQNSYKLQAHAVADDLGKAEEPMDIVINVIDQNDNKPVFKELTYIGAVPESSEKGFEVISVEATDADEPNTDNSDIQYRIEHQEPEEPTPFMFTINPKTGTIRVYGAGLDREKIPQYTLRVQAADSQGEGLTGFTRVIIKVTDSNDHAPVFTGPSYTAAVEENKVDAVVVRMLVTDEDEPHSPAWDAKFRIIDGDPGNLFTVKTGTNKQEGIISTAKALDFEKTSKHTLVVTVENEIPFVSPLPTSTATVVVTVKDVNEPPIFDPQENQVSKREDLSLDNTVVQYTASDPDTARKQKVMYKMISDPAGWLNIDTNTGKITVRDQMDRESLFVKEEKYTAIIGAYDDDQISATGTGTLVIKLEDVNDNPPAIDEREFKVCNKRPAPQLLTVTDKDGPGFTSPFSVHLHNSAKANWTARMNGTRTGIILTLNSKLRGEYRVALSVSDNQGLSQVSTVTATVCDCTGEELSCPSWRIGGSSFPVVLVILGVVLLLLIVVTVVLVSKWKKTKTTQPSDTEYGSRDKLVYYDEQGGGEDDQQEYDQSIIHYGMTTSNKLRCDMAPTDLTTYNRPQYRPHPTNPEEIGNFIDDNLKVADTDPTAPPFDSLLVFDLEGSGSKAESLSSLYSSKDGDQDYDCLIEWGPRFKKLADMYGGGEDDELL